The following proteins come from a genomic window of Heyndrickxia acidicola:
- a CDS encoding sensor histidine kinase, with product MSIKKIDTKSLDDILGKMVETVGRSKDEIFQIGEECRQDYESLSNELKEIKLMVSNVVDENDQLELKSRFARRRLSEVSQHFREFSEEQVRDAYEAAHDLQMKLSVNRQLENQLRTRRDELQRRLFSLEEAMERADHLASQTTVVLNYLTSDLKDIGNAIADAKQKQEFGLRVIEAQEEERKRLSREIHDGPAQMLANLLLRSDLIEKVYAEKGTDEAFKEIKNMKKMARSSLSEVRRIIYDLRPMALDDLGLLPTLKKYLATIEEYNMGTSIHFTNIGDDLRLPPNYEVALFRLVQESVQNALKHAQASEINVKIEVKKDFVVVVVKDNGVGFDVSTKKEGSFGIVGMKERVEILDGTVTINSKKGMGTVVIVQVPLLVRR from the coding sequence ATGTCAATTAAAAAGATTGATACGAAATCACTGGATGATATCTTAGGGAAAATGGTGGAGACCGTTGGCCGAAGCAAGGATGAAATCTTCCAAATTGGAGAAGAATGCCGGCAGGACTATGAATCTCTATCCAATGAACTAAAAGAAATTAAATTAATGGTATCCAATGTGGTGGATGAAAACGACCAGCTCGAATTGAAATCGCGGTTTGCGAGAAGGCGGCTGTCGGAAGTAAGCCAGCATTTCCGGGAGTTTTCTGAAGAACAGGTAAGGGATGCTTATGAAGCAGCTCATGACTTGCAAATGAAGCTTTCCGTCAATCGGCAGCTGGAGAATCAGCTCAGAACACGGCGGGACGAGCTGCAGCGCAGGCTGTTCTCTCTCGAGGAAGCGATGGAGCGAGCTGATCATTTAGCATCACAGACTACCGTTGTCCTGAATTACCTTACCAGTGACTTAAAGGATATCGGAAATGCGATTGCGGATGCAAAGCAGAAGCAGGAATTCGGGCTTCGCGTCATTGAAGCACAGGAAGAAGAAAGAAAGCGCCTGTCAAGGGAAATCCATGACGGACCTGCCCAAATGCTTGCCAACTTGCTTTTGCGGTCTGATCTAATTGAAAAGGTATATGCAGAAAAAGGGACGGACGAAGCATTTAAAGAAATTAAAAATATGAAAAAAATGGCGAGATCCTCTTTGTCAGAGGTGCGGAGAATCATATATGATCTTCGGCCGATGGCATTAGATGATTTAGGTTTGCTGCCGACCCTCAAAAAATACCTGGCGACGATCGAAGAGTATAATATGGGGACTAGTATCCATTTCACTAACATTGGGGACGATCTTAGGTTGCCGCCCAATTATGAAGTGGCTCTTTTCAGGCTCGTACAGGAGTCCGTTCAAAATGCTTTAAAGCATGCGCAGGCATCTGAAATAAATGTGAAAATCGAAGTGAAAAAAGACTTCGTGGTTGTTGTCGTTAAGGATAACGGAGTAGGATTTGATGTCAGCACGAAAAAAGAAGGCTCTTTTGGTATAGTGGGCATGAAAGAAAGAGTGGAAATACTAGATGGCACCGTAACTATTAATTCAAAAAAAGGCATGGGCACTGTCGTCATTGTCCAGGTACCTTTATTAGTGAGAAGATAG
- a CDS encoding glycosyltransferase family 4 protein — MLYFTLFICLISSIILTPFVKKLAFKIGATDKPNQRKVHQTIMPRMGGFAIFLSFIIGFLILRPEGDHAQPLPIILGSLIIVGLGILDDIIELSAKIKFVGQLAAALIVVFWGGAEAQFINLPFGGQIQFGYLSIPLTVFWIVGVTNAINLIDGLDGLAAGVSSIALITISAMALIMGNVFAATMGAIVLMSTLGFLIYNFHPAKIFMGDAGSLFLGFMIAVLSLLGFKNITVISLIIPVIILGVPLSDTFFAIIRRVSNNQPIYAPDKSHLHHCLLRIGFSHRQTVLLIYAIAAMFGLAAIIFSMSTMWGSIILIAVLLIALEIFVESIDLVGKNYKPLLKFVRSKR, encoded by the coding sequence ATGTTGTACTTCACGTTGTTTATATGTTTAATCAGTTCAATTATACTGACTCCTTTCGTTAAAAAGCTTGCCTTTAAGATTGGTGCAACAGACAAGCCAAACCAACGAAAAGTTCATCAAACTATCATGCCGCGCATGGGCGGCTTTGCCATATTCTTAAGTTTTATTATCGGTTTTCTTATTTTGCGCCCTGAGGGTGATCATGCACAACCACTTCCAATCATTCTTGGAAGCCTTATTATTGTGGGTCTTGGAATTCTGGATGATATCATCGAGCTTTCGGCGAAAATTAAATTTGTAGGCCAGCTCGCAGCTGCCCTGATTGTCGTCTTTTGGGGCGGAGCAGAGGCACAGTTTATCAACCTTCCGTTCGGCGGCCAGATCCAGTTCGGCTATCTCAGTATTCCATTAACGGTCTTCTGGATTGTCGGTGTTACGAATGCCATTAACTTAATTGATGGCCTGGATGGACTTGCGGCAGGTGTCTCCTCGATTGCTTTGATTACCATCAGTGCGATGGCCCTGATTATGGGAAATGTTTTCGCAGCTACGATGGGTGCAATTGTGCTTATGAGTACGCTCGGATTTTTGATTTACAACTTCCATCCTGCGAAAATTTTCATGGGAGATGCAGGGTCGCTTTTCCTTGGATTCATGATTGCGGTCCTGTCGCTGTTAGGATTCAAAAACATTACGGTGATTTCTCTGATCATCCCGGTTATCATTTTGGGAGTGCCGCTTTCGGATACATTTTTCGCGATTATCCGCAGGGTGTCAAACAATCAGCCAATTTATGCGCCGGATAAATCCCATCTCCATCATTGCCTGCTTCGCATCGGGTTTTCCCACCGGCAAACGGTTTTGCTGATTTATGCAATCGCAGCAATGTTTGGTCTTGCAGCTATCATTTTCTCCATGTCTACTATGTGGGGTTCTATCATCCTGATCGCTGTCTTGCTGATTGCCCTGGAAATTTTCGTCGAGAGCATCGACCTTGTCGGGAAAAATTACAAGCCGCTTTTGAAATTTGTCCGCTCCAAACGCTGA
- a CDS encoding accessory Sec system S-layer assembly protein has product MLFLGRNKKSGKDSTISSEKLLKTEEAAAVQTSEEEIETALSIMPGWMDSPEKEYVLRFLNNQCQPLKPNQISLSGIEWNEDADGRLTATAFVRSSLSKAITFDEVPILLIDADGELLARGMFDLSLLGELPPKSSRPWHFEFVIEERLSTKQPSEGWKLAFELKQQHSLDLAKSWEQSMAEEDKEKLREFLKRVQPPKPGEVNFMGLQAAIKEEGSLHITLLVRNGSDQGIKIESLPLIVEDASGEVVAHGGFNLEDFEVKAHTSKPWTFVFPASMIVKEQLDLSAWKAYPPQV; this is encoded by the coding sequence GTGTTATTTTTAGGCAGAAATAAGAAGTCCGGTAAAGACAGCACCATTTCGTCTGAAAAGCTGCTGAAGACAGAAGAAGCGGCAGCTGTTCAAACGTCTGAAGAAGAAATTGAAACAGCACTATCCATTATGCCGGGATGGATGGATTCACCTGAAAAAGAATATGTGCTGCGCTTTTTAAACAATCAATGCCAGCCATTAAAGCCAAACCAAATTTCGTTATCAGGGATTGAATGGAATGAGGATGCCGATGGAAGATTGACTGCGACTGCCTTTGTCAGGAGCAGCCTTTCAAAAGCCATCACCTTTGATGAGGTTCCCATTCTACTGATTGATGCAGATGGTGAGCTTCTGGCAAGAGGTATGTTTGATTTGAGTTTGCTTGGAGAGCTCCCTCCAAAAAGCAGCCGCCCATGGCATTTTGAGTTTGTTATCGAAGAACGCTTGTCGACTAAACAGCCATCAGAAGGCTGGAAGCTGGCATTCGAACTGAAGCAGCAGCATTCCCTTGACCTTGCCAAGAGCTGGGAGCAGTCAATGGCGGAAGAGGACAAAGAAAAACTGCGTGAGTTTTTAAAACGGGTTCAGCCGCCAAAGCCGGGTGAAGTCAATTTTATGGGGCTCCAAGCAGCCATCAAGGAAGAAGGCAGCCTGCACATCACCCTCCTGGTGCGCAATGGATCCGATCAAGGCATTAAAATCGAATCCCTTCCCCTTATTGTGGAGGATGCATCCGGTGAAGTGGTGGCACATGGAGGGTTCAATCTCGAGGATTTCGAAGTCAAAGCGCATACAAGCAAGCCGTGGACGTTTGTTTTCCCAGCCTCTATGATCGTGAAAGAGCAGCTGGATCTCTCAGCTTGGAAGGCATATCCGCCACAAGTATAA
- a CDS encoding WecB/TagA/CpsF family glycosyltransferase, whose protein sequence is MEREELKKVTILGVPFININRKDFVALLKKRIETEQKTFVITANPEIVMKAKEDSHYMDIIHQATYVTADGIGVVKAAQLLNEPLPERVAGFDTMMDLLEIANQERFRLYLLGASQSVLERVMARLVAEYHNVEIMGAHNGFFDWEDDSIAREIRELEPDLVLVALGVPKQEQWIARHYDSFKKGIFMGLGGSFDILAGEVQRAPEAWQRMNVEWLYRLVNQPSRWRRMLALPQFAWKVLIQRLKG, encoded by the coding sequence ATGGAAAGAGAAGAATTGAAAAAAGTCACCATACTTGGTGTACCTTTTATCAATATAAATCGTAAAGACTTTGTTGCTTTATTGAAAAAAAGAATAGAGACAGAGCAGAAAACCTTTGTCATTACGGCAAATCCTGAAATTGTCATGAAAGCAAAAGAGGATTCGCATTATATGGATATTATCCATCAGGCTACCTATGTAACGGCTGACGGCATCGGGGTTGTAAAGGCTGCCCAGCTGCTGAATGAACCGCTTCCTGAGAGAGTGGCCGGATTTGATACGATGATGGATCTGTTGGAGATCGCCAATCAAGAGCGTTTCCGCCTTTATTTGCTTGGTGCATCACAATCTGTGTTAGAACGAGTCATGGCTAGGCTTGTTGCTGAATATCATAATGTAGAGATTATGGGTGCGCATAATGGTTTTTTTGATTGGGAAGATGATAGCATTGCCCGTGAAATCCGCGAGCTTGAGCCTGACCTAGTGCTTGTGGCGCTTGGAGTGCCAAAGCAGGAGCAATGGATTGCCCGCCATTATGATTCCTTCAAAAAAGGGATCTTTATGGGACTTGGAGGCAGCTTTGATATCCTGGCTGGCGAGGTTCAGCGTGCACCTGAAGCATGGCAGCGAATGAATGTGGAATGGCTTTACCGTCTTGTCAATCAGCCTTCACGGTGGAGAAGGATGCTTGCTTTGCCTCAATTTGCCTGGAAGGTTTTAATTCAAAGGTTAAAAGGGTAG
- a CDS encoding response regulator has product MTTNIAIIDDHQLFREGVKRILEFERTFEVVAEGEDGNCATDIVEKFNPDVVLMDINMPNKNGIEATRQLIETYPGTKVIILSIHDDENYVTHALKTGATGYLLKEMDSDALIEAVKVVADGGSYLHPKVTRNLVEEFRRLANKQNTGLGYQQPEVVRPLHLLTPRECEVLQLLADGKSNRVIGETLYISEKTVKNHVSNILQKMNANDRTQAVVAAIKNGWVEVR; this is encoded by the coding sequence ATGACAACGAATATCGCGATTATCGATGATCACCAATTATTTCGCGAAGGGGTAAAAAGGATACTGGAATTTGAAAGAACATTTGAAGTGGTGGCAGAAGGCGAAGATGGCAACTGCGCAACAGACATTGTAGAGAAGTTTAATCCGGATGTGGTCTTGATGGACATCAATATGCCGAATAAAAACGGCATTGAAGCAACCCGTCAATTGATTGAAACCTACCCAGGTACAAAGGTCATTATCCTTTCTATACACGATGATGAAAACTATGTAACACACGCGTTAAAAACGGGTGCAACAGGCTATTTGTTAAAGGAAATGGATTCCGATGCCCTGATTGAAGCCGTTAAAGTGGTAGCGGACGGCGGATCGTATCTGCATCCGAAAGTCACCCGCAACCTGGTAGAGGAATTCAGACGCCTGGCGAACAAACAAAACACAGGTCTTGGATATCAGCAGCCTGAAGTGGTAAGGCCGCTGCATTTGTTGACGCCTCGTGAATGTGAAGTGCTTCAATTGCTTGCCGATGGAAAAAGCAATCGGGTAATCGGGGAAACTTTATACATAAGCGAAAAAACGGTTAAAAACCATGTGAGTAATATTCTCCAAAAGATGAATGCGAATGACCGCACTCAAGCCGTTGTGGCTGCCATTAAAAATGGCTGGGTGGAAGTACGCTGA
- a CDS encoding YigZ family protein, protein MLNKYLTVKGYGEHEIIIQKSRFIAHVQRAVTEDEAQSFIQEIKKKHREANHNCSAYMIGQQNQIQKANDDGEPTGTAGIPMLEVLKKRDLKDTAVVVTRYFGGIKLGGGGLIRAYGKSVSEGLNAIGIVERTLMCVMHAKMDYTWIGKVENELRSSIYEIKEIHYADQVEFEVYVEENQKTAYTEWMTELTNGQAEIMEGETLYLEKEI, encoded by the coding sequence TTGCTAAATAAGTATTTAACAGTCAAGGGCTATGGAGAGCACGAAATTATTATTCAAAAATCCCGCTTTATTGCACATGTTCAAAGAGCTGTAACAGAGGATGAGGCGCAAAGCTTCATTCAGGAAATCAAAAAGAAGCATCGCGAGGCCAATCATAATTGTTCAGCCTATATGATCGGCCAGCAGAATCAGATTCAAAAAGCAAATGATGACGGAGAACCAACAGGTACAGCAGGCATTCCTATGCTGGAGGTGCTAAAAAAGCGGGACTTGAAGGATACAGCAGTGGTTGTCACCCGCTACTTTGGCGGCATCAAGCTTGGCGGCGGCGGATTAATTCGTGCCTATGGAAAATCAGTGTCTGAAGGCTTGAATGCAATTGGCATTGTTGAGCGTACCTTAATGTGCGTCATGCATGCCAAAATGGATTACACATGGATTGGAAAAGTGGAAAATGAATTGCGTTCTTCTATCTATGAAATAAAGGAAATTCATTATGCCGATCAGGTGGAATTTGAGGTCTATGTAGAAGAGAATCAAAAAACGGCCTATACCGAATGGATGACAGAGCTTACCAATGGACAAGCAGAGATCATGGAAGGCGAGACCCTGTATCTCGAAAAAGAAATATAA
- the secA2 gene encoding accessory Sec system translocase SecA2 gives MITYIKKSLGTPQERTLKKYQKAVDEINALESEYSGLKDNELHQQTFLLKEELKNGATIDEIKTRAFALVREAAKRVLGMRHYDVQLIGGLCLLEGNISEMPTGEGKTLVASLPSYLRALEGKGVHVITVNEYLAKRDKEITGQILEFLGLTVGLNLADMSPEEKQAAYQADVTYGIGTEFGFDYLRDHMVYDPSQRVQRPYHFAIIDEIDSVLIDEAKTPLIIAAKTELNSQLFFICSQIIKGFIQDKDYTFDVETKAVNFTDEGITKIEKAFSIDNLYDLTHQSLYHYLIQSLRAQVIFRRDVDYIIREGKIELIDAFTGRILEGRSLSDGLHQAIEAKEGLEMTDENRTQATVTIQNYFRMYPMLSGMTGTAKTEEKEFQKVYGINVIQIPTNRPRIRVDMEDIVFEKASQKYKALTAEVVKRHQTGQPILIGTTSIEQSETVAEYLDKAGLSYQLLNAKSAEREAQLISVAGQKNQITIATNMAGRGTDILLGEGVAELGGLHVVGTERHESRRVDNQLKGRAGRQGDPGSSQFFISIEDEVIQRFAPDLLEKFQKGLKPNEDGVVQNKNVHEFVDRVQNICEGSNFSTREYTLKLDDVVNEQRNVIYSLRNRVLDAEDPFDFIKDMFTHLSAHYLESLTNEPGRLDEIAEKLQEVALTEIAGLQEAEETDEFIDILKPAMDETVKIIEEIHNQEPSSFLAFKGVLLNAIDQQWIQHLEAMTRLKEGIGLRGYSQEDPIRLYQKDGLEVFTYTYTAIEAEVCQSVTEAIKRGAAEVHSDIEIEIEEG, from the coding sequence ATGATTACCTATATTAAGAAATCTCTTGGCACCCCCCAGGAGCGGACATTGAAAAAATATCAAAAAGCCGTAGATGAAATCAATGCACTAGAATCTGAGTATTCAGGATTGAAAGATAACGAGCTTCACCAGCAAACCTTCCTTTTAAAAGAGGAACTTAAAAATGGCGCAACAATTGATGAGATCAAAACAAGAGCGTTTGCGCTGGTTCGCGAAGCAGCAAAGCGTGTACTTGGCATGCGCCATTATGATGTCCAGCTGATCGGCGGACTTTGTTTATTAGAAGGTAATATTTCAGAGATGCCCACTGGAGAAGGAAAAACCCTTGTTGCTTCCCTCCCGAGCTATCTGCGTGCACTCGAAGGAAAAGGCGTTCACGTTATCACGGTGAATGAATACCTTGCAAAGCGTGACAAAGAAATCACCGGCCAAATCCTTGAGTTTCTTGGCCTGACAGTCGGACTTAACCTTGCTGACATGTCTCCTGAAGAAAAACAAGCTGCTTACCAAGCGGATGTTACCTACGGAATCGGCACGGAATTCGGCTTTGACTATCTGCGTGACCACATGGTGTACGACCCTTCCCAGCGTGTTCAGAGGCCTTATCATTTTGCCATCATTGATGAAATTGACAGTGTGCTAATTGATGAAGCCAAAACGCCGCTTATTATTGCAGCGAAAACAGAGCTTAATTCACAGCTTTTCTTTATATGCTCCCAAATCATCAAGGGTTTTATCCAGGACAAGGACTATACATTTGATGTCGAAACGAAAGCCGTAAATTTTACCGATGAAGGCATTACGAAAATTGAAAAGGCCTTCAGTATCGACAATCTATATGATTTGACCCATCAGTCGCTTTACCACTATTTGATTCAGTCGCTCCGTGCGCAAGTGATTTTCCGCCGTGACGTGGATTACATCATCCGTGAAGGGAAAATTGAACTGATTGATGCGTTTACCGGCCGCATCCTGGAAGGACGAAGCTTAAGCGATGGGCTTCACCAGGCCATTGAGGCAAAAGAAGGCCTAGAAATGACCGATGAAAACAGGACACAGGCAACGGTGACCATCCAAAACTACTTCCGCATGTATCCAATGCTTTCGGGTATGACCGGCACGGCTAAAACGGAAGAAAAAGAATTCCAAAAGGTCTACGGCATTAATGTCATCCAAATCCCGACGAACCGTCCAAGGATCCGTGTGGATATGGAGGACATTGTGTTTGAAAAAGCATCCCAAAAATATAAAGCGCTCACCGCTGAAGTTGTGAAGCGCCATCAAACGGGCCAGCCGATTTTAATTGGAACCACCTCCATTGAACAATCGGAAACAGTGGCAGAATACCTGGACAAAGCCGGCCTTTCCTACCAGCTGCTGAATGCAAAAAGCGCTGAAAGAGAAGCTCAGCTTATTTCAGTTGCCGGACAAAAAAATCAAATTACGATTGCGACCAATATGGCAGGGCGCGGTACCGACATTCTGCTTGGCGAAGGAGTAGCCGAGCTTGGCGGACTTCACGTTGTGGGAACAGAGCGCCATGAAAGCCGCCGTGTGGACAACCAGCTTAAAGGTCGTGCCGGCCGCCAGGGTGATCCAGGATCCAGCCAATTCTTCATTTCCATAGAGGACGAAGTGATTCAGCGCTTCGCACCAGACCTTCTTGAAAAATTCCAAAAGGGATTGAAGCCAAATGAAGACGGCGTCGTCCAAAATAAGAATGTTCATGAGTTTGTGGACCGTGTTCAAAACATTTGTGAAGGCAGTAACTTCTCTACACGCGAATACACATTAAAGCTTGATGATGTTGTCAATGAGCAAAGAAATGTCATCTATAGTTTGCGAAACCGGGTTCTCGATGCAGAAGACCCATTTGATTTTATCAAAGACATGTTCACCCATCTTTCTGCGCATTATTTGGAGAGCCTGACGAATGAGCCAGGCAGACTGGATGAAATTGCCGAGAAGCTTCAGGAAGTTGCCTTGACTGAAATTGCCGGCCTTCAGGAAGCGGAAGAAACCGATGAATTCATCGATATCCTCAAACCGGCAATGGATGAAACTGTGAAGATCATAGAAGAGATTCACAATCAAGAGCCTTCGTCATTCCTTGCTTTCAAAGGGGTCTTACTGAATGCCATTGACCAGCAATGGATCCAGCATCTTGAAGCCATGACCCGATTAAAGGAAGGAATCGGACTTCGCGGCTACAGCCAGGAAGATCCGATCCGCCTCTATCAAAAGGACGGCCTGGAGGTTTTCACGTATACCTATACCGCAATTGAAGCGGAGGTTTGCCAGTCTGTGACAGAAGCCATTAAGCGGGGTGCTGCCGAAGTACATTCCGACATTGAAATTGAAATAGAAGAAGGATAA